A section of the Drosophila sechellia strain sech25 chromosome 3L, ASM438219v1, whole genome shotgun sequence genome encodes:
- the LOC6604773 gene encoding histidine-rich glycoprotein — translation MAQFVTHIQPTLMEASQGHVPHHHGHQVGVQHSSHLPHSGHNMPSPPTHNHHHAHGHVHHTSSGGHHGGAGGHSHKQSAHHSTTSGHASKGQHHSPPSRIHSPPTEHHPDHIGHYEYFQHQHELIFHHEGANGGASHKQQTHHHPNKHEHCPTGHQSAV, via the exons ATGGCCCAGTTTGTGACCCACATCCAGCCCACGCTGATGGAGGCGTCCCAAGGTCATGTGCCCCACCACCACGGACATCAGGTGGGTGTGCAGCACTCGTCGCATCTGCCCCACAGCGGCCATAACATGCCCTCGCCGCCCACCCACAATCACCATCATGCCCACGGACATGTTCATCATACCAGCAGCGGTGGTCATCATGGAGGAGCAGGTGGCCATTCGCACAAGCAGTCAGCACATCATAGCACCACCTCCGGCCACGCCTCCAAGGGACAGCACCACAGCCCGCCGTCGAGGATCCATTCACCGCCGACGGAACACCATCCGGATCATATCGGTCACTACGAGTACTTCCAGCATCAGCACGAGCTGATCTTTCACCATGAAGGAGCAAACGGTGGCGCCAGCCACAAGCAACAGACCCACCATCATCCCAACAAGCACGAGCACTGCCCCACAGGACACCAGAGTGCG GTTTAA
- the LOC6604766 gene encoding probable medium-chain specific acyl-CoA dehydrogenase, mitochondrial yields the protein MAFLNKLAAPALRQLVSQSRAYAAVSHVSPNGTSFALTEDQLQLQELARKFTREEIIPVAAQYDKSGEYPWPIIKKAWELGLMNNHIPADIGGLDLDVFTTCLSAEELAYGCTGIMTALEASGLGQTPVILSGNKEQKKKYLGRLLEEPLVAAYCVTEPGAGSDVSGIKTRAEKKGDEYVINGQKMWITNGGVANWYFVLARTNPDPKCPPSKAFTGFIVERDSPGLTPGRKELNMGQRASDTRGITFEDVRVPKENVLIGEGAGFKIAMGTFDKTRPPVAAGAVGLAQRCLDEALKYALERKTFGVPIAYHQAVQFMLADMAIGVETSRLAWRLSAWEIDQGRRNSYYASIAKCHAADMANKIASDAVQIFGGNGFNSEYPVEKLMRDAKIYQIYEGTSQIQRLIISRNMYEAAKGQA from the exons ATGGCGTTCCTCAACAAG CTTGCTGCGCCAGCCCTGCGCCAGTTGGTGTCCCAAAGTCGCGCCTACGCCGCCGTGTCACACGTCTCGCCCAATGGCACCTCCTTCGCACTCACAGAGgatcagctgcagctgcaggaaCTGGCCCGTAAGTTCACCCGCGAGGAGATCATCCCGGTGGCCGCCCAGTACGACAAGAGCGGCGAGTACCCGTGGCCCATCATCAAGAAGGCCTGGGAACTGGGCCTGATGAACAACCACATTCCCGCTGACATTGGTGGCCTGGATCTCGATGTGTTCACCACCTGCTTGTCGGCCGAGGAGCTGGCCTATGGCTGCACCGGCATCATGACCGCCTTGGAGGCTAGTGGTCTGGGC CAAACTCCTGTGATCCTGTCCGGTAACAAGGAACAGAAGAAAAAGTACCTAGGCCGTCTGCTGGAGGAGCCACTGGTCGCCGCCTATTGTGTTACGGAGCCCGGAGCAGGATCCGATGTGTCCGGCATCAAGACACGCGCCGAGAAGAAGGGCGATGAGTACGTAATCAACGGCCAGAAGATGTGGATCACCAACGGTGGTGTGGCCAACTGGTACTTTGTGCTGGCCCGCACCAATCCGGATCCCAAGTGCCCGCCCAGCAAGGCCTTCACCGGGTTCATTGTGGAACGCGACAGTCCCGGACTTACGCCCGGCCGCAAGGAGTTGAACATGGGACAGCGCGCCTCCGACACGCGTGGCATCACCTTCGAGGATGTGCGCGTGCCCAAGGAAAATGTGCTGATTGGCGAGGGAGCCGGTTTCAAAATTGCCATGGGCACCTTTGATAAGACGCGTCCTCCAGTGGCCGCCGGAGCTGTGGGCTTGGCCCAGCGTTGCTTGGATGAGGCTCTTAAATACGCGCTGGAACGCAAGACCTTTGGCGTGCCCATCGCCTACCACCAGGCTGTGCAGTTCATGCTGGCTGATATGGCCATCGGTGTGGAGACATCCCGTCTGGCGTGGCGTCTCTCCGCCTGGGAAATCGACCAGGGACGTCGCAACAGCTACTATGCCTCCATTGCCAAGTGCCATGCCGCCGATATGGCCAACAAGATTGCCTCCGATGCCGTCCAGATCTTTGGAGGCAATGGCTTCAATAGCGAGTATCCCGTGGAGAAGCTGATGCGTGATGCCAAGATCTACCAGATCTACGAAGGTACTTCTCAGATCCAGCGCCTCATCATTTCCCGAAACATGTACGAGGCTGCTAAGGGTCAAGCCTAA
- the LOC6604767 gene encoding tonsoku-like protein, with product MEEKRYLKRKEKARSDGNRDQVAVSCNQLGDFYNQHGKYTDAVREYVQEAQIYASMGKELETAKAKRMVGEMYTLLCDYDAAKDHINDYLKIAKRLKNQVEEQRAYATLGRVHLLHGQSLADSSASGSMEQLKLAEKNFLRSLLLIKELSGQISKLEQLDMQARCYLNIGVVKEHMEAFQESIEYIDKAIKISKTHELWDLTHLCYISMSLLYTCKKNDATAALRFCNMALEVAKRLPNKVKKICETLITKAEILVKAGDFASAKQILTKAYKKNTPDENDRVNIEKQLRIVVKVCQTLDELVLTSSLDYAKLKSLYEKLGDGCCHLMNYEKALTYYQKMLENAELNQDKGKSLVPIYVSLYQTYRDNGQFDKALEYLWKEFELNQDSPSEAFTTLCTIAEICEQQSHPFWTVHDVYQKALRHADKAGSSSDKLVKIAMVRLRRLMLKHNMQVLVENLEADATAKGIDLDQEDSVGDDEEDTYGGGTAVQQNTPDWDDDFDLTTLTDSDASDLDETEKPRPQRTTRGNRTLVIKKNNKGETQLHQACISGNLELVRRLIEQGHTVNVRDHAGWLPLHEACNHGYREIVELLLDKGAASAINDKGGTSCDGITPLFDACSNGFLDVAELLLDRGADATVRTDYNETCIAGLDKWRQGAQLVDGEQAQYAQLRERLLRTLSKVGICSDKNARPLTNANAKRISREERGSLSEEEDEEEALHESNRRSLSHNRSGSEYGAKNPKSSTQPSASKEYRSVMAQLKRPNRLNDDPPSTSTLNKNKRNAFLSEDEVDADNWLIDDVGPERKRKRINSGDLSRQTSKENFQDSALSLPTNWEDDLLQATPENEYSQRQKQMRKLTLSRSSSISSNHSSSANFSRKKHQATLLDSGFSRFRSESPLGSESSQDGTTSLFSVRTIEPDSTTSTIQVLISPAKSSPIKVQTTPVLATTVSFKVKIQDELLLVPIERKKLQDINIRWLAEEAGRRYNKLTGLTPLLRLKTADGFAYEETDPVSVALEQNMLMATILDWKISPLSQRYEEMCLQMQKTVDNKVKLLLERSQSNNMLELSGLWMRAEKTEPIFKALLHQARLTILDLSCNFIGNEGCQQLAKSLPTLLQLKALRLQCNAIGSHGLEALLCGQGMDKLELLEELNLNQNPLGNASVRILSKYCASLAGQALTCLRIAQCELTELQDFDLGFNKLTRFDISFNQLSQQSVRRLTDQLNSCRLEQLNLSYMRWPLDDASGFALSERLVTLFEGGTCERFVRVELAGCGLSDAHMYNISQHLAKAKQLQWLDISDNSNLSGTSLGYILDELPQLRGLLAVNCTNLLDDIRLQKLEQLKQLPMRLELTVDEQVFSMPGALETLQSIWHLQFGDKAKMLNTSNSRKIGGRYKGQLKLLADGSDAE from the exons ATGGAAGAGAAGCGCTACCTTAAGCGCAAGGAAAAGGCGCGCAGCGATGGCAATCGAGATCAGGTGGCAGTCAGCTGCAACCAGCTGGGCGACTTCTACAACCAGCATGGCAAGTACACCGATGCGGTTAGGGAATATGTCCAGGAGGCCCAGATATACGCCTCCATGGGCAAGGAACTGGAGACGGCCAAAGCCAAGAGGATGGTGGGCGAGATGTACACGCTGCTGTGCGACTACGATGCAGCAAAGGATCATATCAACgattatctga AGATTGCCAAACGATTGAAGAACCAGGTGGAGGAGCAGCGAGCCTATGCCACTTTGGGACGTGTACATCTTCTGCATGGCCAGAGCCTGGCGGACAGTTCCGCTTCCGGATCAATGGAGCAACTGAAGCTGGCCGAGAAGAACTTCCTTCGCAGCCTGCTGCTGATCAAAGA ACTTTCAGGTCAGATTTCGAAGCTGGAGCAGTTGGATATGCAGGCTCGCTGCTACCTGAACATCGGCGTGGTGAAGGAGCACATGGAAGCTTTCCAAGAGTCCATTGAGTACATTGACAAAGCCATTAAGATCAGCAAAACGCATGAGTTGTGGGACCTGACCCATTTGTGCTATATTTCGATGAGCTTGCTCTACACTTGCAAAAAGAACGATGCAACGGCGGCGCTTCGATTTTGCAATATGGCTTTGGAGGTGGCAAAGCGGTTGCCAAACAAGGTTAAGAAGATCTGCGAGACGCTCATCACCAAGGCAGAGATTCTTGTCAAGGCGGGAGACTTTGCCAGCGCCAAGCAAATACTCACCAAGGCTTACAAGAAAAACACGCCGGATGAGAATGATCGTGTGAATATTGAGAAACAGCTAAGAATCGTAGTCAAAGTCTGCCAGACGCTAGATGAATTGGTACTTACCAGTTCTCTAGACTATGCCAAATTGAAGAGCCTGTACGAGAAACTGGGCGACGGTTGCTGTCATCTGATGAACTATGAGAAAGCTCTGACTTATTACCAAAAAATGTTGGAAAACGCTGAGCTCAATCAGGACAAAGGCAAAAGCCTGGTACCCATCTATGTGAGTCTCTATCAGACATACCGAGACAATGGACAGTTTGACAAGGCCTTGGAGTACCTGTGGAAAGAGTTTGAGCTAAACCAAGATTCTCCTTCAGAGGCGTTCACCACACTCTGCACAATTGCTGAGATATGCGAGCAGCAGTCACATCCTTTTTGGACTGTTCACGATGTTTACCAGAAGGCTCTGCGGCACGCCGATAAGGCTGGGAGCTCCTCTGACAAGCTGGTAAAGATTGCTATGGTCAGACTGAGGCGGCTAATGCTGAAGCATAACATGCAAGTTCTTGTTGAAAATCTGGAGGCGGATGCAACAGCCAAGGGCATTGATTTGGATCAGGAAGACAGCGTGGGCGACGATGAAGAAGATACGTACGGCGGAGGGACTGCCGTGCAGCAAAATACTCCCGACTGGGACGACGATTTCGATCTGACCACCCTGACGGACTCGGATGCCAGTGATCTGGATGAAACAGAGAAACCACGCCCACAGAGAACCACACGCGGTAACAGAACCCTTGTCATTAAGAAGAACAACAAGGGCGAGACACAGCTGCATCAGGCGTGTATATCGGGTAATCTGGAACTGGTGAGGCGTCTAATCGAACAAGGACACACGGTCAATGTGCGAGATCACGCTGGATGGCTTCCATTGCACGAGGCATGTAACCATGGTTACCGAGAGATTGTGGAGTTGCTATTGGACAAGGGAGCCGCGTCTGCCATTAACGACAAGGGCGGAACCAGTTGCGACGGTATTACTCCACTTTTCGACGCCTGCTCCAATGGGTTTTTGGATGTGGCTGAACTCCTGCTGGACCGTGGAGCAGATGCCACTGTACGAACAGACTACAATGAGACCTGCATTGCTGGACTGGACAAGTGGCGCCAGGGAGCGCAGCTGGTGGATGGCGAACAAGCGCAATATGCCCAACTAAGAGAGCGATTACTACGAACGCTTTCCAAGGTTGGCATCTGCAGTGATAAGAATGCCCGTCCTTTAACAAACGCCAATGCAAAAAGAATAAGCAGGGAAGAGCGTGGCAGCCTGTCAGAGGAAGAGGACGAAGAAGAGGCTCTTCACGAGAGCAATCGAAGGTCTTTAAGTCACAACCGTTCAGGAAGTGAATATGGAGCTAAGAACCCCAAAAGCTCAACCCAACCAAGTGCCAGCAAGGAATACCGAAGTGTTATGGCGCAGCTAAAAAGACCCAACCGTCTTAACGATGATCCTCCCAGCACCAGCACTTTGAACAAGAATAAACGGAATGCTTTTCTAAGCGAAGATGAGGTGGATGCGGATAACTGGCTAATTGATGATGTTGGACCGGAGCGGAAACGCAAGCGCATTAACTCTGGAGATTTAAGTAGGCAAACCTCTAAAGAGAATTTTCAAGACTCCGCCTTATCGTTGCCGACAAACTGGGAAGATGATCTTCTGCAGGCCACTCCGGAAAACGAATACTCGCAGCGTCAGAAACAAATGCGTAAACTAACACTCTCTCGCTCCTCCAGCATTAGTAGCAACCATAGCAGTTCTGCAAATTTTAGTAGAAAAAAACATCAAGCCACTCTATTGGACAGCGGGTTCAGTCGGTTCCGGAGCGAAAGTCCTTTGGGCAGTGAATCCTCGCAGGATGGCACCACTTCGTTGTTTAGCGTGCGCACCATTGAACCTGATTCCACTACGAGCACCATTCAAGTGCTCATCTCTCCGGCAAAATCATCACCAATTAAGGTGCAAACTACTCCTGTTCTAGCCACAACTGTGTCATTTAAAGTGAAAATCCAGGACGAGCTGTTACTGGTACCTATCGAACGGAAGAAACTGCAAGATATTAACATTCGTTGGCTTGCTGAGGAAGCCGGAAGGCGTTATAACAA GCTGACTGGTTTAACACCTCTACTGCGACTCAAGACAGCCGATGGCTTTGCCTATGAGGAAACCGACCCGGTTAGTGTAGCCCTTGAGCAAAACATGCTAATGGCAACTATTCTGGATTGGAAAATATCACCGCTTTCACAGCGATATGAAGAGATGTGCCTGCAAATGCAGAAGA CCGTGGATAACAAGGTAAAGCTTCTATTGGAGCGTTCGCAAAGCAATAATATGCTGGAGCTCTCAGGCTTGTGGATGCGCGCTGAAAAAACCGAACCCATATTTAAGGCACTTCTCCATCAAGCTCGTCTCACCATTTTGGATCTATCATGCAACTTTATTGGCAACGAGGGATGTCAGCAGCTAGCAAAGTCACTGCCCACACTGCTTCAACTCAAGGCACTGCGATTGCAATGCAATGCGATTGGATCCCATGGATTGGAGGCTTTGCTATGCGGTCAAGGCATGGACAAACTTGAGCTCTTGGAGGAGCTAAATTTAAATCAGAATCCATTGGGAAATGCGAGCGTAAGGATTCTTAGCAAATATTGTGCCAGTCTCGCTGGTCAAGCTCTGACATGCCTTCGAATTGCTCAATGTGAACTGACGGAACTGCAGGATTTTGACCTGGGATTCAATAAGTTGACGCGATTTGATATCAGCTTTAATCAACTTAGCCAGCAGAGTGTGCGTCGGCTAACGGATCAGCTCAATAGTTGCCGGCTGGAGCAATTGAATCTCAGTTATATGCGCTGGCCCCTCGACGATGCCAGTGGATTTGCTTTGAGTGAGCGCCTGGTTACGCTTTTCGAAGGTGGTACCTGCGAACGATTTGTCCGAGTGGAGCTCGCTGGCTGCGGCCTAAGCGATGCGCATATGTACAATATCAGCCAGCACTTGGCCAAAGCCAAGCAACTACAGTGGTTGGATATCAGTGATAATAGCAATTTAAGTGGAACTTCTCTTGGATACATATTAGATGAACTACCTCAACTACGCGGCCTTTTGGCCGTTAATTGTACAAATCTTCTGGATGACATTCGTCTGCAAAAACTCGAACAACTAAAGCAGCTGCCCATGCGCTTAGAGTTAACAGTTGATGAGCAGGTGTTCTCCATGCCAGGAGCCTTGGAAACACTTCAGTCCATTTGGCACCTGCAGTTTGGAGACAAGGCCAAAATGCTGAACACATCGAATAGTCGGAAAATTGGAGGGCGGTACAAAGGTCAACTTAAGCTACTCGCTGATGGAAGCGATGCGGAATAG